GCTCATCGTCCGCTGCCCAACCCTTTTTGCAGGTGCCGTCTGGTCTGTCCGTCGCACAGGCTGCCACACCGGGGTGCCGCGCCGGTACGGTCCGGCGGGATCGGGCGCGATCGGACGGCCGTGCGGTCAGCCGCCGAACAGCACCGGTCCCAGCACGGAGGGACGGAACAGCAGGGTGGGCGGTTCCACCATGGCGGCGACCTGGTGGAACGCGGCGGCGACCCGGGCGTCGGTGACGGCGCGGGTCAGCACCCGGTCCAGCAACCGCTGCTGGACCTTGACCTGGAGTCCGGAGGGGCCGCCGGTGGTGCCGGCGAACCGGACGTCCTCGCCGGCCGCCATCTGCCAGGGGTTCCTGGTGACCGAGGCGATGGCCTCGCGGGTCTCCCGGACGGCGGCGTGGCCGAGGTCGCCGTGCTTGCGGACGGCCCCGCGCAGCGCGCGGGCGCCGAGGGCGGCCACCGTCATGCCCTGGCCGTAGACCGGGTTGAAGGTGCAGGAGGCGTCGCCGAGGGCGAGGAAGCCGTGCGGGGCGGAGCGCTCGTAGTGCCGCCACACGCTGGGCCCGGGGACGAAGCCGCGGGCGGGGCCCACGGGCTTGGCACCGGTGACCGCCTCGGCGATGCCGGGGTCGCGCAGCAGGCCGAGCTGCTTCTCGAACTCCTCGGGCTGGATGGAGGGTTCGAAGCCGCGCATGCCGCCGATGCCGACGATCCAGCGCTCGCCCTCGACGGGCAGCAGGACGCCGAAGCGGCCCTGGTCGGGGGCGTGGCTCTGCAGGTAGAGGGCGGAGTCGGCGGGGGCGTCGGCGGGGCGGTGGTAGAAGCGGGTGGCGTAGGAGACGCCGGCGTCGACGCGCTCCCGGGGGACGACGGACGCGCCGATCAGCGAGAGCCACTGGGCGGCCCGGGTGGAGCGTCCGGCGGCGTCGACGACCAGTTCGGCGGAGACCTCGGCCTCGCGTTCGCCGCGCCCGCCCCGGCCGGCCACCCGGACGCCGGTGACGTGGTGCCGGTCGCCGATCAGGCCGGTGACCTCGGTGCCGGTGCGGAACTCGATGTTCGGTGCGGCGCGGACGCGGTCCAGCACCACCCGGTCGATCAGCGGACGGCTGCAGCCGAGCACCGCGAGGTCGCTCGGGTACGGGGCGAGCCAGCCGGCGGCGGTGAGCCAGCGCAGGCCGCCGGAGAGCGGGACGCGGGTGGCGCCGGCCGCGAGGAGTTCGGCGAGGGCGCCGGGCAGCAGTTCGTCGATGGTGCGCTGGCCGGCCTCCAGCAGCAGGTGGCTGTGCTTGGCCTGCGGGACGCCGGGGCGGAAGTCGGCCCCGTCCGGGTAGCGGTCGCGTTCGACCACCACGACCCGGTCCGCGACCTCGTGCAGCGCCCAGGCGGCCAGGCATCCGGCCAGTCCGCCACCGATCACCACTGCCGTGCCGCGGTCGCCGGCCGCGCTCCCCCTAGGACTCATGCCCGTACAGTAAGGGACGCGGCGCTGACAGTCACCGGGCATCCACGGATCGGCCGCCCTTCTTCCACCTGGCAACTCCCTTGGCCGGTAGGGGTTTTCCCCACTTGCGCCCGGTACCGTCCGATTCGCCCCGGGGGCCGGCGGACCGGCCGGGCACCCGGTCGGCACCGGGTCGCCACCGGACCGCCGCAGGACCTCCGCCGGGCGGGCCTGGGCCGGACGGGGGACCCGCCGGGCGCGTGGCGCGCCGGGGGCCGGGTGCGCGGCGTGGGATGGTCGGATGACCTCTGAGCAGATCCTGATCGGGGCCGGCCTGACCCTGGTGCTGGCCGTCGCCTCCCAGCTGCTGGCCTCCCGGCTGCGCGTCCCGGCGATCATCGTGCTGCTGCCGGTGGGCTTCGCGGCCGGGGCGGTCACCGACGACGTCCACCCGGACCGGCTGCTGGGCCCGGCCTTCTCCCCGCTGGTCTCGCTCGCCGTCGCGGTCATCCTGTACGACGCCGGGCTCGGCCTGGACCTGCGCAAGCTGACCGGCCACGCCCGGCAGGTGGTGGTGCGGCTGGTGTGGGTCGGCGTCCTGGTGACCGCCCCGGCCACCGCGTTCGCGGCCGCCCCGCTGCTCGGCGTCTCGGGCCGGGCGGCGGCGATGCTCGGCGCGGTCCTGGTGGTGTCCGGGCCGACCGTGGTGGGGCCGCTGCTGAACTTCGTCCGGCCGAACGAGCGGGTGCAGCGCATCCTGGTCTGGGAGGGCTCGCTGATCGACCCGATCGGCGGCATCCTCGGCGCGCTGGTCTTCCACGCCCTGGTCAGCGAGCAGCACCGGGAGTTCGGCCGGGGTCTGCTGCGGTTCGCCTCCAGCACGGGCCTGGGCCTGCTCGGCGGCGCGGTCGGCGCGGCCCTGCTGTGGCTGCTGCTGGTCCGGGCCCGGCTGAACGAAGTGCTGGGCACCAACGCCCAGTTGGCGGTGGTGGTGGGCATCGCCGCGGTCTGCGACGCGCTGCGCGACGACACCGGGCTGATCGCCGCGGTGGTGATGGGCGTGGTGGTCGCCACCGCCCCGGTCTTCGACCTGCCCGCCCGGCGGACCTTCCTGGAGACGCTGGTGGCGCTGATCGTCGGCGTGCTGTTCGTGTCGATCTCCTCGACCGTCACCTGGGCGTCGGTGCGCCCGGTGCTGCTGCCCGCGCTCGGGCTGGCCGCGGTGCTGGTGCTCGTGGTGCGGCCGGTGGTGGCGGCGCTGTCCACGGTGCGCACCGACCTGGACGAGGGCGAGCGGGCGTTCCTGGGCTGGATGGCGCCGCGCGGCATCGTCGCCGCGTCCACCGCCGCGACCTTCTCCACCGGCCTGGCCGCGGCGGGCATCGGCGGCGCGGACCGGATCCTGCCGACCACCTTCCTGGTGATCGTCTCCACCGTCACGCTGTACGGCCTGACCGCCGTCCCGGTGTCCCGGCTGCTGCGGGTGGCCCGCCCGGCCCGCTCGCGCCCGCTGCTGGTCGGCGGCGAGCCCTGGACGGTCGAACTGGCCACCGTGCTGCGCTCGGCGGGCCTGGACGTGCTGCTGTGGGCCGGGCGCGACGAGCAGCGGGCGCGGATCTCCGCGGCCGGGCTGGAACTCGCCGACGGCGAGCTGCTGGCCACCGCGAGCGGCGAGGGCGCCGAGCAGGAGGGCGTCACCGCGGTGTACCTGCTGACCGCCGAGGACGAGTTCAACGCGCTCGCGGCGGCCGTGCTGCGCGAGGAGTCCGAGCTGCCGGTGTTCCGGCTGCCCGCCGCCGCGCCCGGGCCCGGCGCGGTCGGCGACACCCCCGCGGCGATGGTCCTCCCGGCCGCCCTGACCGGCCCCGAGCTGGCCCGCCGGCACGCCGCCGGGGCCCGGCTGCTGCGCCGCCCCGCCGACGGCGAACTCCCGCCCGGCCACGACCTGCTGTTCACCCTCGACCGGTCCGGGCACCTGCGCCCCGCGACGCTCCACGGCGAGCCGGCCCACCCCGCGCAGGTCACCGAGCGCATCGTCCTGGGCCCGGCCTGACCCGGCCTGACCCGGCCTGACCCGGCCTGACCCGGCCTGACCTGGACTCAGGACCGGCCTCAGGACCGGCCTCAGGACCCGCCGATCGGGGGAACCGGGCCCGGTTCACCGGGGCGACACGGTGTCGCGCCACCCCGCGTAACAGCGGCCGGGTAGCGTCCGACCGCCGTCCCTCTCCCCGGAAGGATCCCGTCCGATGACCGCCGCCACCGCCGACCTCGCCGCCTTCCTGCGCGCCCAGGGCCTCGATCCGTACGGCCTGGAGGAGCCCGGCACGCTGCTGTGGACCGTCCGGGACGCCGCCGGGCCGACGGCCAGCGCGGCGCTGGAGCCCGCGGGGTCGGCCGCGCTGCTGCGCAGTGTCGCCGTGCGCCCGGACCGGCGCGGGCACGGCACGGCGCGCCGCCTGGTGGAGGACGTCCTCGCCGAGGCCGCCGCCGGGGGCGTCCGCAGCGTCTACCTGTTCTCCACCGACGCGGGCGCGTTCTGGCGGCGGCTGGGCTTCCGCCAGGTGCCCGTCCCGGAGGCCGCGGCCGCGCTGACCGCCGCCCCGCAGGTCCGCCAGTACCTCGCGGACGGTTCGCTGGCCGTCGAGGTCGCCTGGCGCCGGGACCTCGACGCCGGCTGACCCGACGCCGGCCGGCCCTACGCCGGCCGACCCGACGCCTCTTGACGGGGCGTCGAGCGGGGACGGTACGTTGGCCGTCATGGTCGACCCCGCGCCGCTGCCCTGGCCTCCCGCCCCGATCCGGACCGCCCGCCTGGTGCTGCGCGAACCGGCGGCCCGGGACCGGGCGGCGATCGTCGAGCTGTTCACCTCCCCCGAGGTCGGCCGGCACATCGGCGGCGCCCGCCTGCGCGAGGAGTTCGAGCGGACGCTGCCCGCGGTGCCCGCGGGCCGCCCCGGGCTGCTGGTGGTCGAGCTGGACGGGGCGATGATCGGCCTCGTCACGCTCGACCCGCACGGCTCCGACCGCCTGGAGCACCTGCACCCCGGCGGCGGGGCGCGCGAGCTCGGCTACCTGTTCCTGCCGCACGCCTGGGGCCGCGGCCACGCCACCGAGGCGTGCGCCGCCGCCCTCGACTGGCTGGCCGCGGCGGCGCCCGGCACGCCCGTCGCGCTGACCACCCGGACCGCCAACGCCGCCTCGCGGCGGGTCGCCGAGCGGCTCGGCTTCACCGAGGTCGCCCGCTTCGAGGAGTACGGCGCCGAGCAGTGGCTCGGCGTCCGCCTGCCGGGGTGAGGCCCGCTCAGGCCAGCAGGACGGGGTTGGTGAGCGCCACCGCCCGCCCGTCCGGGCCGCGCACCTCGACCCGGACGAACCCGGTCCGCCCGGCGTCCGTGCTCCAGCGCACCAGCTCGTCGGCCGGGGCCCGGTGCGCCCGGCCCGCTTCGGTGCGGAAGTGCACCGTGCTGCCGTCGGGGACGCCGGACAGCCGCACCGCCAGGTCGACCGGGCGGCCGCCGGTGGCCAGGCGTTCGCCGATGCCCGCGGTGCGCCCGGCCGCCTCGGCGGTGAACTCCAGCTGCACGGCGGCGGTTCCGGCGATCCAGCTGCGCCCGGCCCGGACGGCGGCGAGCACCGCCGGGACGCTCAGCTCCTCGGCGTGCACCACGGTCTGCGGGACGCCGAGCTGGCCGGGCAGGTGGGTGTCACTGCTGCCGACGGCGGGCTGCGGGCGGCCGCTGCGGACGCCCGCGCCGAGGCGGCGGCCCCACTCGGCGAGCGCGGCCTCGTTGTCGGCGTTCCACGGCAGCGCGGAGGACCACTGCCCGTTCCACACCTCGACGGCGTCGAAGGACTCCAGCGGGTACATCAACTCCCCGCCCGGGTACGGCGCGTGGGGGTGGGCGGCGACGCACAGGCCGCCCGCGGCCCGCACCGCGCGCAGCGCCTCGTCGAAGGCCGCTTCGCCCAGCCGGTGCCGCCAGTCGGCGAGTCGGCCCGGCTCCAGGCCGAGCGCCAGCCAGTGGCCGGTGCCGGTGGTGACCTCCTCGCCGAGCAGCACCAGCAGGTCGTCGCCGCCCACCTCGCCCCACCGTCCGGGCGCGGCGGCCGCGTTGTGCTCGGTGGTGGCGAGGAAGTCGAGCCCGACGGCGCGGGCCGCGACGGCCAGCTCGGCGGGGGTGAGCTCGCCGTCGGAGTGCACCGAGTGCACGTGCAGGTCGCCCCGGTACCAGCCGGGGCCGCGCCCGGGCAGCCGGGTCGGCGGATAGTCCATGATCGCCTCCTGGAATCCCCAACGGCGTTGCGGTGCAGGGGAGTTCCGGCGGTGCTTCAGCCCAGGGCGAACCAGGGCGAGGGGTGGTCGGCGAGCGCCTTCGCCAGCAGCAGGGTGTCGTTGGGCGCCAGCGGCGGCAGGTCGTCCAGCGGGAACCAGGCGACGGCGAGCGACTCGTCGTCGTTGACCACGGCCTCGCCGGCCAGCGGGCGGCAGCGGAAGGCGATGTCCAGGTACTGCACCCGGTCGCCGTTGGCGCAGGCGAAGGCGGGCAGGGTGTGGACGCTGGTGATCCGCTCGGGCAGGACGGTGACGCCGGTCTCCTCCCGCACCTCCCGCACGACGGTGTCGGCGGGCTGCTCGCCGGGCTCCACGATGCCGTGCAGCAGGGCCCAACGGCCGGTGTCGGAGCGGCGGTTGAGCAGGATCCGGCCGTCCTCGACCACCACGGCGGTGATGCCGGACAGCCACAGCGGGTCGTGGCCGATGTGTTCGCGCAGGTCCAGGATGAATTGCGGCGTGGGCATACCGTGCACTGTAGTGCGCACCCGCCCGTTCCCGGCGCAGGCACCGGACCGCCCCGGCGCGGGCGGCCGGATCACCCCGGAGCGGGCGGCCGCCCCGGCGCGGGCGGCCGGAGGAGACGGCGGGCCCGCGGACGCGGACGCCGCCGCGGACCGTCCCCGAGGGGGCGGTCCGCGGCGGCGTCGGCCGGCTGACGGAGGGTCAGGCCAGCGAGGCGATGGCGTCGTTGAGGGTCTTCGACGGGCGCATCACGGCGGCGGCCTTGGCCGGGTCGGGCTGGTAGTAGCCGCCGAGCTCGGCGGGCTGGCCCTGGACGGCGATCAGCTCGTCGACGATGGCCTGCTCCTGCTCGGCCAGCGTCGCGGCGAGCGGGGCGAACGCGGCGGCGAGCGCGGCGTCCTCGGTCTGGGCGGCCAGCTCCTGGGCCCAGTACAGGGCCAGGTAGAAGTGGCTGCCGCGGTTGTCGATGCCGCCCAGGCGGCGCGAGGGCGACTTGTCCTCGTTGAGGAAGGTGCCGGTGGCGCGGTCCAGGGTGTCGGCGAGGACCTGGGCGCCGGCGTTGCCGGTGCTGGTGGCCAGGTGCTCGAAGGAGGCGGCCAGCGCGAAGAACTCGCCGAGCGAGTCCCAGCGCAGGTAGTTCTCCTTGACCAGCTGCTGGACGTGCTTGGGGGCGGAGCCGCCGGCGCCGGTCTCGAAGAGGCCGCCGCCCGCCATCAGCGGGACGACCGAGAGCATCTTGGCGCTGGTGCCCAGCTCCAGGATCGGGAACAGGTCGGTCAGGTAGTCGCGCAGCACGTTGCCGGTGACCGAGATGGTGTTCTCGCCGCGGCGGATGCGCTCCAGCGAGAGCTTGGTGGCCTCGACCGGGGTGAGGATCCGGATGTCCAGGCCCTCGGTGTCGTGCTCGGGCAGGTACGCCTTGACCTTCTCGATCAGCACGGCGTCGTGGGCGCGGCCCTCGTCCAGCCAGAACACGGCCGGGTCGCCGGTGGCGCGGGCGCGGGTGACGGCCAGCTTGACCCAGTCCTGGATCGGCAGGTCCTTGGTCTGGCAGGCGCGGAAGATGTCGCCGGGGGCGACGGCCTGCTCCAGGACGGTCTCGCCCTGGGCGTCGACCAGGCGGACGGTGCCGGCGGCGGCGATCTCGAAGGTCTTGTCGTGGCTGCCGTACTCCTCGGCGGCCTGGGCCATCAGGCCGACGTTCGGGACGGAGCCGATGGTGGCCGGGTCGAGGGCGCCGTTGGCGCGGCAGTCGTCGATGGTGGCCTGGTAGACGCCCGCGTAGGAGCTGTCCGGGATGACGGCGAGGGTGTCGGCCTCGTTGCCGTCCGGGCCCCACATGTGGCCGGAGGTGCGGATCATGGCCGGCATCGAGGCGTCGACGATGACGTCGCTGGGGACGTGCAGGTTGGTGATGCCCTTGTCGGAGTCGACCATGGCCAGGGCCGGTCCGTCGGCGAGCTCGGCGTCGAAGGAGGCCTTGATCTCGGCGCCGTTGGCGAGCTTGTCCAGGCCGGCCAGGATGCCGCCGAGGCCGTTGTTCGGGTTGAGGCCCGCGGCGGCCAGGTCGGCGCCGAACGCGGCGAAGGTCTTCGGGAAGAAGGCGCGCACCACGTGGCCGAACAGGATGGGGTCGGAGACCTTCAT
The window above is part of the Kitasatospora sp. NA04385 genome. Proteins encoded here:
- a CDS encoding NAD(P)/FAD-dependent oxidoreductase; protein product: MSPRGSAAGDRGTAVVIGGGLAGCLAAWALHEVADRVVVVERDRYPDGADFRPGVPQAKHSHLLLEAGQRTIDELLPGALAELLAAGATRVPLSGGLRWLTAAGWLAPYPSDLAVLGCSRPLIDRVVLDRVRAAPNIEFRTGTEVTGLIGDRHHVTGVRVAGRGGRGEREAEVSAELVVDAAGRSTRAAQWLSLIGASVVPRERVDAGVSYATRFYHRPADAPADSALYLQSHAPDQGRFGVLLPVEGERWIVGIGGMRGFEPSIQPEEFEKQLGLLRDPGIAEAVTGAKPVGPARGFVPGPSVWRHYERSAPHGFLALGDASCTFNPVYGQGMTVAALGARALRGAVRKHGDLGHAAVRETREAIASVTRNPWQMAAGEDVRFAGTTGGPSGLQVKVQQRLLDRVLTRAVTDARVAAAFHQVAAMVEPPTLLFRPSVLGPVLFGG
- a CDS encoding cation:proton antiporter, giving the protein MTSEQILIGAGLTLVLAVASQLLASRLRVPAIIVLLPVGFAAGAVTDDVHPDRLLGPAFSPLVSLAVAVILYDAGLGLDLRKLTGHARQVVVRLVWVGVLVTAPATAFAAAPLLGVSGRAAAMLGAVLVVSGPTVVGPLLNFVRPNERVQRILVWEGSLIDPIGGILGALVFHALVSEQHREFGRGLLRFASSTGLGLLGGAVGAALLWLLLVRARLNEVLGTNAQLAVVVGIAAVCDALRDDTGLIAAVVMGVVVATAPVFDLPARRTFLETLVALIVGVLFVSISSTVTWASVRPVLLPALGLAAVLVLVVRPVVAALSTVRTDLDEGERAFLGWMAPRGIVAASTAATFSTGLAAAGIGGADRILPTTFLVIVSTVTLYGLTAVPVSRLLRVARPARSRPLLVGGEPWTVELATVLRSAGLDVLLWAGRDEQRARISAAGLELADGELLATASGEGAEQEGVTAVYLLTAEDEFNALAAAVLREESELPVFRLPAAAPGPGAVGDTPAAMVLPAALTGPELARRHAAGARLLRRPADGELPPGHDLLFTLDRSGHLRPATLHGEPAHPAQVTERIVLGPA
- a CDS encoding GNAT family N-acetyltransferase — protein: MTAATADLAAFLRAQGLDPYGLEEPGTLLWTVRDAAGPTASAALEPAGSAALLRSVAVRPDRRGHGTARRLVEDVLAEAAAGGVRSVYLFSTDAGAFWRRLGFRQVPVPEAAAALTAAPQVRQYLADGSLAVEVAWRRDLDAG
- a CDS encoding GNAT family N-acetyltransferase, whose protein sequence is MVDPAPLPWPPAPIRTARLVLREPAARDRAAIVELFTSPEVGRHIGGARLREEFERTLPAVPAGRPGLLVVELDGAMIGLVTLDPHGSDRLEHLHPGGGARELGYLFLPHAWGRGHATEACAAALDWLAAAAPGTPVALTTRTANAASRRVAERLGFTEVARFEEYGAEQWLGVRLPG
- a CDS encoding CehA/McbA family metallohydrolase, producing MDYPPTRLPGRGPGWYRGDLHVHSVHSDGELTPAELAVAARAVGLDFLATTEHNAAAAPGRWGEVGGDDLLVLLGEEVTTGTGHWLALGLEPGRLADWRHRLGEAAFDEALRAVRAAGGLCVAAHPHAPYPGGELMYPLESFDAVEVWNGQWSSALPWNADNEAALAEWGRRLGAGVRSGRPQPAVGSSDTHLPGQLGVPQTVVHAEELSVPAVLAAVRAGRSWIAGTAAVQLEFTAEAAGRTAGIGERLATGGRPVDLAVRLSGVPDGSTVHFRTEAGRAHRAPADELVRWSTDAGRTGFVRVEVRGPDGRAVALTNPVLLA
- a CDS encoding NUDIX domain-containing protein — protein: MPTPQFILDLREHIGHDPLWLSGITAVVVEDGRILLNRRSDTGRWALLHGIVEPGEQPADTVVREVREETGVTVLPERITSVHTLPAFACANGDRVQYLDIAFRCRPLAGEAVVNDDESLAVAWFPLDDLPPLAPNDTLLLAKALADHPSPWFALG
- a CDS encoding NADP-dependent isocitrate dehydrogenase; amino-acid sequence: MTDSTIIYTHTDEAPALATYSFLPVVQAYAATAGVSVETRDISLAGRIIAVFPEYLQEDQRIADALAELGELAKTPGANIIKLPNISASIPQLKAAIAELQAQGYALPEYPDEPQTDEERDVRARYDKVKGSAVNPVLREGNSDRRAPLSVKNYAKTHPHRMGAWTADSKTNVATMGVNDFRSTEKSTVIAEDGALRIELVAEDGTVTVLREKVPVLAGEVVDASVMRAAALNEFLAAQVARAKAEGVLFSVHLKATMMKVSDPILFGHVVRAFFPKTFAAFGADLAAAGLNPNNGLGGILAGLDKLANGAEIKASFDAELADGPALAMVDSDKGITNLHVPSDVIVDASMPAMIRTSGHMWGPDGNEADTLAVIPDSSYAGVYQATIDDCRANGALDPATIGSVPNVGLMAQAAEEYGSHDKTFEIAAAGTVRLVDAQGETVLEQAVAPGDIFRACQTKDLPIQDWVKLAVTRARATGDPAVFWLDEGRAHDAVLIEKVKAYLPEHDTEGLDIRILTPVEATKLSLERIRRGENTISVTGNVLRDYLTDLFPILELGTSAKMLSVVPLMAGGGLFETGAGGSAPKHVQQLVKENYLRWDSLGEFFALAASFEHLATSTGNAGAQVLADTLDRATGTFLNEDKSPSRRLGGIDNRGSHFYLALYWAQELAAQTEDAALAAAFAPLAATLAEQEQAIVDELIAVQGQPAELGGYYQPDPAKAAAVMRPSKTLNDAIASLA